The following coding sequences are from one Neurospora crassa OR74A linkage group I, whole genome shotgun sequence window:
- the pep gene encoding ubiquinol-cytochrome-c reductase subunit beta — MASRRLALNLAQGVKARAGGVINPFRRGLATPHSGTGIKTQTTTLKNGLTVASQYSPYAQTSTVGMWIDAGSRAETDETNGTAHFLEHLAFKGTTKRTQQQLELEIENMGAHLNAYTSRENTVYFAKALNEDVPKCVDILQDILQNSKLEESAIERERDVILRESEEVEKQLEEVVFDHLHATAYQHQPLGRTILGPRENIRDITRTELVNYIKNNYTADRMVLVGAGGVPHEQLVEMADKYFSKLPATAPVSSASILSKKKPDFIGSDIRIRDDTIPTANIAIAVEGVSWSDDDYFTGLVTQAIVGNYDKALGNAPHQGSKLSGFVHKHDLATSFMSFSTSYSDTGLWGIYLVTDKLDRVDDLVHFSLREWTRLCSNVSEAEVERAKAQLKASILLSLDGTTAVAEDIGRQIVTTGRRMSPAEIERIIDAVSAKDVMDFANKKIWDQDIAISAVGSIEGLFDYARIRGDMSRNAF, encoded by the exons ATGGCTTCCCGGAGACTAGCTCTCAACCTGGCGCAGGGCGTGAAGGCCCGCGCTGGGGGTGTTATCAACCCTTTCCGCAGAGGTCTTGCTACTCCTCACAGCGGCACCGGCATCAAGACCCAGACCACCACCCTCAAGAATGGCTTGACC GTTGCTTCCCAGTACTCTCCCTACGCCCAGACCTCCACGGTTGGCATGTGGATCGATGCCGGTTCCAGGGCCGAGACCGACGAGACCAATGGCACCGCCCACTTCCTCGAGCACCTTGCCTTCAAG GGAACGACGAAGCGCACTCAGCAACAGTTGGAGCTCGAGATTGAGAACATGGGCGCTCACCTCAACGCCTACACCTCG CGCGAGAACACTGTCTACTTTGCCAAGGCTCTCAACGAGGACGTCCCCAAGTGCGTCGACATTCTCCAGGACATTCTTCAGAACTCCAAGCTTGAGGAGTCCGCCATCGAGCGCGAGCGCGACGTTATTCTTCGCGAGtcggaggaggttgagaagcAGCTCGAGGAGGTCGTCTTCGACCACCTCCACGCTACCGCCTACCAGCACCAGCCCCTCGGCCGCACCATCCTCGGTCCCCGTGAGAACATCCGTGACATCACCCGTACCGAGCTCGTGAACTACATCAAGAACAACTACACCGCCGACCGCATGGTTCTCGTTGGCGCCGGTGGCGTCCCCCACGAGCAGCTCGTCGAGATGGCCGACAAGTACTTCTCCAAGCTCCCTGCTACCGCCCCTGTTAGCAGCgcttccatcctctccaagaagaagcccgACTTCATCGGCTCTGATATCCGTATCCGCGACGATACCATCCCCACCGCCAACATTGCTATTGCCGTTGAGGGTGTCAGCTGGTCCGACGACGACTACTTCACTGGCCTCGTTACTCAGGCCATCGTTGGCAACTACGACAAGGCTCTTGGCAATGCTCCCCACCAGGGCAGCAAGCTCAGCGGCTTTGTTCACAAGCACGACCTCGCTACCAGCTTCATGAGCTTCTCTACCAGCTATAGCGACACTGG TCTCTGGGGTATCTACCTTGTCACTGACAAGCTCGACCGCGTTGACGACCTTGTCCACTTCTCCCTCCGCGAGTGGACCCGTCTCTGCTCCAACGTCAGCGAGGCTGAGGTTGAGCGCGCGAAGGCTCAGCTCAAggcctccatcctcctctcccttgaCGGCACCACCGCCGTTGCTGAGGATATTGGTCGCCAGATCGTCACCACCGGCCGCCGCATGAGCCCCGCCGAGATTGAGCGCATCATTGATGCCGTCTCCGCCAAGGACGTTATGGATTTCGCCAACAAGAAGATTTGGGATCAGGACATTGCTATCAGCGCGGTCGGCAGCATCGAGGGCCTGTTCGACTATGCCCGTATCAGGGGTGATATGAGCAGGAACGCTTTTTAA
- a CDS encoding alpha-galactosidase, whose protein sequence is MSPFVVTYPPLEQITQLKDTSVTFHAVLEVPKTLAPGSWQLALWHSTGSYNGRKASWVETPFAPSGQSDFPSTLHDPADQLMRLHFTVNLTVQSMLNFTIKFRQGPDHDWRWVRNEQGLGDGYIVVDVGAPEGSDDEDLPDLIHGLNPSLKWSSHLSQCPGTRLWTIEVPVDGAKDDDNSTFSHVPLGIPWGGFLRWFALVRDWSPWLAPRQGRSTVELDKDALLCSFLSSKGKHLVLLGFAGINNAVDGMTLFRNDEFGRVTIHIRNDSAKAGSGTVLVAVGDNFESANAAVMYHARGLVSTADRAGESSTKLEKLSDNVEANWYENWYDGLGYCTWNALGQRLTAEKVIRAVDALADNNINISNLIIDDNWQDIDYHGDQWQQGWNDFEAEPKAFPNGLTGLVSEIRSKHKNIEHVAVWHALLGYWAGIAPDGNLAKRYRTIEVVRGEDSSRKNIPLGGKMTVIAKEDIHKFYDDFYRFLSESGVAGVKTDAQFMVDTWVSPKVRRELIQPYLDNWLLASLRYFSGRAISCMSMSPQIIFHTQLPRGRPTMLCRNSDDFFPDVPSSHPWHVWANAHNSLLTQHLNILPDWDMFQTTGAYAGFHAAARCVSGGPIYITDVPGQYDLDLIKQMTGVTPRGRTVIFRPSVLGRSLDQYVNYDDLSLLKISAYNGRAVTGTPIMGIFNVSGRPLTELIPLARFSGVLPSMWYVVRSHQSGKVTVPVQTTSSASLLTASLDNGGYDILSVFPLSLHETESRGRVYVASLGLVGKMTGCAAMLNHSSDLLENGRLFISTRLKALGVLGIYISHLPELSIQDEFMVTIQGQPIPPHTVTVNRMDSHVLDIDIESAWKEMGLEAGWSNEVEVKVYLTLEK, encoded by the exons ATGTCCCCTTTCGTCGTAACCTACCCGCCTCTGGAGCAGATCACCCAATTAAAGGATACCAGTGTGACTTTTCACGCTGTGTTAGAGGTCCCCAAAACCCTTGCTCCTGGCTCGTGGCAGCTCGCGCTCTGGCATTCCACTGGTAGCTACAATGGTCGCAAGGCAAGCTGGGTCGAAACTCCCTTCGCCCCAAGTGGGCAGAGTGACTTCCCGTCGACCCTGCACGACCCTGCGGATCAGCTAATGCGCCTGCACTTTACTGTCAATTTAACCGTGCAGTCAATGTTGAACTTCACCATCAAGTTCCGCCAGGGGCCTGACCATGATTGGAGATGGGTCCGCAACGAACAGGGTCTAGGTGATGGCTACATTGTGGTGGATGTTGGAGCGCCAGAAGGCAGCGATGATGAGGACTTGCCAGATCTGATCCACGGCTTGAACCCATCTCTTAAATGGAGTTCTCATCTAAGCCAATGTCCCGGGACTCGACTCTGGACCATTGAGGTTCCCGTGGACGGGGCTAAAGACGACGATAACTCGACTTTCAGCCATGTTCCGCTCGGCATTCCTTGGGGAGGGTTTCTGAG GTGGTTCGCTTTGGTCAGAGACTGGTCTCCTTGGCTCGCTCCAAGACAGGGAAGATCGACTGTTGAACTAGATAAAGACGCACTACTTTGTTCGTTTCTCTCCAGCAAGGGCAAACACTTGGTCCTTTTGGGTTTCGCCGGTATCAACAATGCCGTCGATGGCATGACGCTGTTTCGCAACGACGAGTTTGGACGGGTGACCATCCAT aTTCGAAACGATAGCGCGAAAGCCGGTAGCGGTACTGTTTTAGTAGCGGTTGGCGACAACTTTGAGAGTGCCAATGCTGCTGTTATGTACCACGCTCGCGGCCTCGTCAGCACGGCTGACAGAGCTGGAGAGTCTTCTACGAAGCTGGAGAAGCTTAGTGACAATGTCGAGGCTAACTGGTACGAGAACTGGTATGATGGATTGGGCTATT GTACGTGGAATGCCCTTGGCCAAAGGTTGACGGCGGAAAAGGTTATAAGGGCAGTAGATGCTCTGGCCGataacaacatcaacatcagcaacCTGATCATCGATGACAATTGGCAAGATATTGATTACCATGGAGATCAATGGCAGCAAGGTTGGAATGATTTCGAGGCTGAACCTAAAGCCTTTCCAAATGGTCTCACAGGACTGGTCTCCGAAATACGATCCAAGCACAAGAATATCGAGCACGTTGCTGTGTGGCATGCCCTTCTAGGGTATTGGGCAGGCATAGCACCCGATGGTAATCTTGCCAAACGCTACAGGACAATCGAGGTTGTGCGAGGCGAAGATAGCTCACGTAAGAACATTCCCCTTGGCGGTAAGATGACAGTCATCGCGAAGGAGGATATCCACAAGTTCTACGATGATTTCTATCGTTTTCTCTCCGAGAGTGGTGTGGCAGGAGTCAAGACCGATGCGCAGTTCATGGTCGACACTTGGGTATCGCCAAAGGTCCGACGCGAACTCATCCAACCGTACCTAGACAACTGGCTGCTCGCATCTCTTCGGTACTTTAGCGGGAGAGCCATATCTTGCATGTCCATGTCTCCTCAGATCATCTTTCATACACAACTTCCCCGCGGACGGCCCACGATGCTTTGCAGGAACTCGGATGACTTCTTCCCCGACGTCCCATCTTCTCACCCCTGGCATGTCTGGGCAAATGCTCACAACAGCTTACTTACCCAACATCTGAACATCCTCCCAGACTGGGACATGTTCCAAACTACTGGCGCATATGCCGGCTTTCACGCCGCCGCACGTTGTGTGAGCGGCGGTCCCATTTACATTACAGATGTTCCCGGCCAGTACGACCTCGATTTGATCAAGCAGATGACCGGTGTGACGCCAAGAGGCAGGACAGTCATTTTCCGTCCCAGCGTGCTTGGTCGTAGCCTTGACCAATATGTCAACTACGATGATCTGTCTCTGCTCAAAATAAGCGCTTACAACGGCAGGGCGGTCACGGGCACTCCGATCATGGGCATCTTCAACGTATCCGGCCGTCCGCTCACAGAACTAATCCCTCTTGCCCGATTTTCGGGCGTCCTGCCATCGATGTGGTACGTGGTACGCTCTCATCAGAGTGGAAAGGTGACCGTGCCAGTTCAGACGACCTCCTCTGCCTCTCTGTTGACGGCATCTCTCGACAATGGCGGCTACGACATTCTTTCCGTCTTTCCCTTGTCACTCCACGAAACCGAGAGCAGAGGTCGTGTATACGTGGCTAGCCTGGGGCTGGTGGGAAAGATGACCGGATGCGCTGCTATGTTGAACCACAGCTCCGATCTGCTCGAGAACGGGCGGTTGTTCATAAGCACCAGGCTGAAGGCCTTGGGTGTACTAG GCATCTACATATCCCACCTTCCGGAGTTATCCATCCAAGACGAATTTATGGTCACAATTCAGGGCCAGCCCATCCCGCCTCATACGGTCACTGTCAACAGGATGGATAGCCATGTCCTCGACATTGACATAGAATCTGCATGGAAAGAGATGGGCCTCGAGGCTGGCTGGTCAAATGAAGTGGAGGTCAAAGTCTACTTGACCTTGGAGAAGTGA